Proteins encoded together in one Myxococcales bacterium window:
- a CDS encoding Sun protein, with translation MKPPTAKGGPRADLRPTARLSAGRVVARTLRDGAFASAALSSELDRAVQLEPRDKALATELVYGALRYRSFLEGELARASSRGEVDLDPDTLAHLLVAGYQLFGLDRVPPFAAVNEAVALVSATRGDRVAGFCNALLRRLAERALVLDEPGRVEALFASTPAWLAEALTRSLGAEGARAFLVASREAPPPCFGVPRPELRDAVMARAAELAKGATVTPGRVSPLAFTVKGGAKPAALAASLGEGTFVQEEGSQLVALSLGATPGERVLDACAGRGNKTALLALAAGSCDAADVHPKKLDRLREELAERGAHVGETYAVDWSLGKGDAEGAEPYDAVLVDAPCSGTGTLRRRPDMWLRRSPEGLAELAALQLRIVSEVASLVRPGGRLVYATCSVLTEECEAVVEQFLEQNREFALAPFASEVAREVFGGATSGRLLPHVHGADGYFVASLVRTA, from the coding sequence GTGAAGCCCCCGACAGCAAAAGGCGGCCCTCGCGCCGATCTGCGCCCCACCGCGAGGCTCTCTGCGGGAAGGGTCGTCGCGCGGACGCTCCGTGACGGGGCCTTCGCGTCGGCGGCGCTCTCGTCCGAGCTCGATCGCGCCGTGCAGCTCGAGCCACGGGACAAGGCCCTCGCGACCGAGCTCGTCTACGGGGCGCTGCGCTACCGATCGTTCCTCGAAGGGGAGCTCGCGCGTGCGTCCTCTCGGGGCGAGGTCGATCTCGATCCGGACACGCTCGCGCACCTGCTCGTCGCCGGCTACCAGCTCTTCGGGCTCGATCGGGTTCCGCCCTTCGCGGCCGTGAACGAGGCCGTGGCGCTCGTCTCGGCGACACGAGGGGACCGGGTCGCGGGCTTCTGCAACGCGCTCCTTCGCCGCCTCGCCGAGCGGGCCCTCGTGCTCGACGAGCCAGGTCGTGTCGAGGCGCTCTTCGCGTCCACACCCGCGTGGCTCGCCGAGGCGCTCACACGATCGCTCGGAGCCGAGGGCGCGCGCGCCTTCTTGGTCGCCTCGCGCGAGGCCCCGCCGCCGTGTTTCGGTGTCCCCCGGCCCGAGCTCCGCGACGCCGTGATGGCGCGCGCCGCCGAGCTCGCGAAGGGCGCCACGGTCACGCCCGGGCGTGTCTCTCCGCTCGCGTTCACGGTGAAGGGAGGGGCGAAACCCGCCGCGCTCGCCGCCTCACTCGGAGAAGGCACGTTCGTCCAAGAAGAGGGCTCGCAGCTCGTGGCGCTCTCCCTCGGCGCGACCCCGGGCGAGCGTGTGCTCGACGCGTGCGCAGGCCGCGGGAACAAGACCGCGCTCCTCGCCCTCGCCGCCGGCTCGTGCGACGCGGCCGACGTGCACCCGAAGAAGCTCGATCGCCTCCGTGAAGAGCTCGCGGAGCGTGGGGCGCACGTCGGCGAGACGTACGCCGTCGACTGGTCGCTCGGCAAAGGAGACGCCGAAGGGGCCGAGCCGTACGACGCCGTGCTCGTGGACGCGCCGTGCTCGGGCACGGGCACCTTGCGACGCCGCCCCGACATGTGGCTCCGACGGAGCCCCGAGGGCCTCGCCGAGCTCGCCGCGCTGCAGCTCCGGATCGTGTCGGAGGTGGCCTCGCTCGTGCGGCCAGGGGGCAGGCTCGTCTACGCGACGTGCAGCGTTCTGACCGAAGAATGCGAGGCGGTGGTTGAGCAGTTTCTCGAGCAAAATCGAGAATTTGCGCTCGCGCCTTTTGCGTCCGAGGTGGCTCGTGAGGTCTTCGGGGGCGCGACGTCCGGGCGGCTCCTCCCTCACGTGCACGGCGCCGACGGGTACTTCGTGGCGAGCCTCGTGCGAACGGCGTAG
- a CDS encoding fatty acid desaturase, with protein MSAQTLPTSPKSTAEELPKARRERPAPQVVRDLGPLKNAHDLRQVGLITAYMGLLFTMYFVPAARNVPCLVLACYLAFLNSVVIHNSLHAGPFKATWMNDVWRMILSFGVLYPASANIPSHNLVHHHFDDDGQEDWAAPEHVRFKWNLLNLLHFPNVAGPRTFAGVTRWSKLLGRGDFRAQYVREQVFAFGLTGLLLALDFWTALFFVVVPQLWGARGILRINLIQHDGCDITSEWNHSRNFVGKAFNWIMCNNGLHTIHHNRAGLHWSALFEWHDKEAAPRIDPSLNEPSMVLYLLRTYLFRFSRPEPKAVALAEANLEKADIASREDRKIEVETKGNAV; from the coding sequence ATGTCCGCGCAGACCCTCCCCACGAGCCCCAAGAGCACGGCCGAAGAGCTACCCAAGGCCCGCCGCGAGCGCCCGGCGCCGCAGGTCGTCCGCGATCTCGGTCCGCTGAAGAACGCCCACGACCTCCGCCAGGTCGGCCTCATCACGGCCTACATGGGCCTGCTCTTCACCATGTATTTCGTGCCCGCGGCGCGGAACGTGCCGTGCCTCGTGCTCGCCTGTTACCTCGCGTTCCTGAACTCGGTGGTCATCCACAACTCGCTCCACGCCGGGCCCTTCAAGGCCACCTGGATGAACGACGTGTGGCGCATGATCCTCTCGTTCGGCGTGCTCTACCCGGCCTCGGCCAACATCCCCTCGCACAACCTCGTCCACCACCACTTCGACGACGACGGCCAAGAGGATTGGGCGGCCCCCGAGCACGTCAGGTTCAAGTGGAACCTCTTGAATTTGCTCCACTTTCCTAACGTCGCTGGGCCCCGCACCTTCGCCGGCGTCACGCGCTGGTCGAAGCTCCTCGGGCGCGGCGATTTCCGCGCGCAGTACGTCCGCGAGCAGGTGTTCGCGTTCGGGCTCACGGGTCTCTTGCTCGCGCTCGACTTCTGGACGGCGCTCTTCTTCGTGGTCGTCCCGCAGCTCTGGGGCGCGCGCGGCATCCTCCGCATCAACCTCATCCAGCACGACGGCTGCGACATCACGTCCGAGTGGAACCACTCGCGGAACTTCGTCGGCAAGGCCTTCAACTGGATCATGTGCAACAACGGCCTGCACACGATCCACCACAACCGCGCGGGCCTCCACTGGTCGGCGCTCTTCGAGTGGCACGACAAAGAGGCCGCCCCGCGCATCGACCCGTCGCTGAACGAGCCGTCGATGGTGCTCTACCTGCTCCGCACCTACCTCTTCCGCTTCTCGCGCCCCGAGCCGAAGGCCGTCGCGCTCGCCGAGGCGAACCTCGAGAAGGCCGACATCGCCTCGCGCGAAGACCGCAAAATCGAGGTCGAGACCAAAGGGAACGCCGTCTGA
- the rseP gene encoding RIP metalloprotease RseP, producing the protein MDLLYFVLFVSVLIFIHEAGHFAFAKIFGVKVLTFSVGFGPKLVKIRGRETEYCIGILPFGGFVKMLEEGKSREAILPEDRHRTFESQKLWKRIVIVMAGPGMNVLFPILLYTSVFYEDREFLSPVVGSVLPGKPADGKLMPEDRIVSIDGHPVASFPEVQDLVAKRAGKVVRVVVSRDGAEKDVDLQPVEEIEELEPLELEMVQKVARIGISPTFAAPVIGVPRMDSPAYRAGLRTFDRITSVNGRRIDRFVDLVRILTKSRGDTLTITYMRPTRAEPELFELAVMDMGVATLTPAAREDTGSQVDDWAGRERDVLTRTGIEASDMYVAFVPEGSSEWRAGLRAGDRIVALDGVPQRLFAGMKAELLHDASRVHELVWTRDGERKSGTFQLRKEVWQDEVGQSYARYVFRTTHWVPKAKDETVPNENRLFYALRKGVEETVSVIRFIGVGFLRVTQGRVSLATVSGPITLYDVAGQAGAKGTRYFVWAMAITSVNLGLINLLPIPVLDGGHLVFFLFEGIRRKPLSLRTREVASLVGMSVLMLLMLLAFKNDVARKWDTIKAHAHELVKT; encoded by the coding sequence TTGGATCTTCTCTACTTCGTCCTCTTCGTGAGCGTGCTCATCTTCATCCACGAAGCGGGGCACTTCGCGTTCGCGAAGATCTTCGGGGTGAAGGTGCTCACCTTCTCGGTCGGCTTCGGGCCGAAGCTCGTGAAGATCCGCGGCCGCGAGACCGAGTACTGCATCGGCATCCTCCCGTTCGGCGGGTTCGTGAAGATGCTCGAAGAAGGCAAGAGCCGCGAGGCCATCTTGCCCGAGGACAGGCACCGCACGTTCGAGTCCCAGAAGCTCTGGAAGCGCATCGTCATCGTCATGGCCGGGCCGGGCATGAACGTGCTCTTCCCCATTTTGCTCTACACGTCGGTCTTCTACGAAGATCGTGAGTTTCTCTCGCCGGTCGTGGGCTCGGTGCTCCCGGGCAAGCCCGCCGACGGGAAGCTCATGCCCGAGGATCGCATCGTGTCGATCGACGGGCACCCCGTCGCGTCGTTCCCGGAGGTCCAGGACCTCGTCGCGAAGCGCGCGGGCAAGGTCGTGCGGGTCGTCGTCTCCCGCGACGGCGCCGAGAAGGACGTCGATCTCCAGCCCGTCGAGGAGATCGAGGAGCTCGAGCCGCTCGAGCTCGAGATGGTGCAGAAGGTCGCGCGCATCGGCATCAGCCCCACGTTCGCGGCCCCGGTCATCGGCGTCCCACGGATGGACTCTCCGGCCTACCGCGCGGGCCTCCGCACCTTCGATCGCATCACGAGCGTCAACGGTCGTCGCATCGACAGGTTCGTCGATCTCGTGCGCATCTTGACGAAGAGCCGCGGCGACACGCTCACCATCACCTACATGCGCCCCACGCGCGCCGAGCCCGAGCTCTTCGAGCTTGCGGTCATGGACATGGGCGTCGCCACGCTGACGCCGGCCGCGCGCGAGGACACGGGCTCCCAGGTCGACGACTGGGCCGGCCGAGAGCGCGACGTGCTCACGCGCACGGGCATCGAGGCGAGCGACATGTACGTGGCGTTCGTTCCCGAGGGGTCGAGCGAGTGGCGGGCGGGCCTCCGCGCGGGCGACAGGATCGTGGCGCTCGACGGCGTACCCCAGCGGCTCTTCGCGGGCATGAAAGCCGAGCTTTTGCACGACGCATCACGCGTGCACGAGCTCGTGTGGACGCGCGACGGCGAACGGAAGAGCGGCACCTTCCAGCTCCGCAAAGAGGTCTGGCAAGACGAGGTCGGTCAGTCGTACGCGCGCTACGTCTTCCGCACGACGCACTGGGTCCCCAAGGCCAAAGACGAGACCGTGCCGAACGAAAATCGCCTCTTTTATGCGCTCCGAAAGGGCGTCGAAGAGACCGTGTCGGTCATTCGATTCATCGGTGTCGGGTTCCTGCGCGTGACCCAGGGGCGGGTGAGCCTCGCCACCGTGAGCGGCCCGATCACGTTGTACGACGTGGCCGGTCAGGCCGGCGCCAAGGGCACGCGCTACTTCGTGTGGGCGATGGCCATCACCTCCGTGAACCTCGGTCTCATCAACCTCTTGCCCATCCCCGTGCTCGACGGCGGGCACCTCGTGTTCTTTTTGTTCGAGGGCATCCGCCGCAAGCCGCTCTCGCTACGCACGCGCGAGGTCGCGAGCCTCGTCGGAATGAGCGTGCTCATGTTGCTCATGCTGCTCGCCTTCAAGAACGACGTCGCGCGGAAGTGGGACACCATCAAGGCGCACGCCCACGAGCTCGTGAAGACCTAG
- a CDS encoding fatty acid desaturase: protein MSGAAARPSWFASFGSLPHLHFRRDKNFYRRYDAKWLVFGLALIAALHFGGVAPLMPTFQWWHLAAFPLVLYVHIVCNLFVHNACHGSFPRSINRIVGEICGFIVLSRFASWQIVHERHHKYSDDQEKDPHPLLPGYFEFTWRGITNVEKQLQTAYLEVYGDTEENRARERTRAMISFSTNFVLIAFFYKLLGPAGFVTWFLPAQVLGWMFVMHFNWVTHNALAKDGNYYPVNLDSGYYWLGNRIFFGIYMHGNHHKRANVFNPLFWDEAKFGPACPIVKPYPVPRETTSNAE, encoded by the coding sequence ATGTCCGGTGCCGCCGCACGCCCCTCGTGGTTTGCCTCGTTCGGGAGCTTGCCTCACTTGCACTTCCGCCGGGACAAGAACTTCTACCGTCGGTACGACGCGAAGTGGCTCGTCTTCGGCCTCGCGCTCATCGCGGCGCTCCACTTCGGCGGCGTCGCGCCCCTCATGCCGACGTTCCAGTGGTGGCACCTCGCGGCGTTCCCGCTCGTGCTCTACGTGCACATCGTCTGCAACCTCTTCGTCCACAACGCGTGCCACGGAAGCTTCCCGCGCTCGATCAACCGCATCGTCGGCGAGATCTGCGGCTTCATCGTGCTCTCGCGGTTCGCGTCGTGGCAGATCGTGCACGAGCGTCACCACAAGTACTCGGACGACCAGGAGAAAGATCCGCACCCCCTCCTCCCCGGCTACTTCGAGTTCACGTGGCGCGGCATCACGAACGTCGAGAAGCAGCTCCAGACGGCGTACCTCGAGGTCTACGGGGACACCGAGGAGAACCGCGCCCGCGAGCGGACGCGCGCCATGATCAGCTTCAGCACGAACTTCGTGCTCATCGCGTTCTTCTACAAGCTCCTCGGCCCGGCCGGCTTCGTGACGTGGTTCTTGCCGGCCCAGGTGCTCGGCTGGATGTTCGTCATGCACTTCAACTGGGTGACGCACAACGCCCTCGCGAAGGACGGCAACTACTACCCGGTGAACCTCGACAGCGGGTACTACTGGCTCGGGAACCGCATCTTCTTCGGCATCTACATGCACGGGAACCACCACAAGCGGGCCAACGTGTTCAACCCGCTCTTCTGGGACGAGGCCAAGTTCGGCCCCGCGTGCCCGATCGTGAAGCCGTACCCGGTCCCTCGAGAGACCACGTCGAACGCCGAGTAG